Genomic DNA from Actinomycetota bacterium:
CCTGCCGACGCCGCTGATCGTCGAGGAGGCGAGCAGGAGACCGAGGAGCATGCTGCCGGAGTCGCCCATGAATATCTTGGCCGGGTTGAAGTTGTACGGAAGGAACCCCAGGCAAGAGCCGACGACCAGCGCGGCGAGCAAGGCTGCGGTCGTCGGGACGCCGCCGCTCGTCCGATACGCGTACGCGAAGAGCGCCATCGCCGCGATCGCGGAAACCCCGGCGGCGAGACCGTCGAGCCCGTCGATCAGGTTCACCGCGTTGATCAGCAGGACCGTCCAGACGACCGTGAGCAGCGCCGACATGTCCGGCGACAGTGAGATGAGGCCCGCGCCCGGCAGCCAGAAATAGAGAACCTGGACACCGGCGAGGATCAGCGCGCCGGTCGCGACGACTTGGCCCGCCAGCTTGGTTGAGGCTTTCAGGCCGCGGATGTCGTCCAGCGCCCCCAGCGCAACGACGGCGACCGCTCCGACGATGACGCCGGTCGGCTCGGACGAGAAGCTGAACAACTCTTTGAAGTCGCCGAGCAGCCAAGCGGTTCCAAGACCGCAAGCGAAGCCAAAGAAGATCGCGATGCCGCCGAGCGTCGCCTGCGGAGTGCTGTGAACCTTGCGGTCGTCGGGAACGTCGACCGCGCCGACCTTGGAGGCGAGGTGCTTCACGAGGGGTGTGGCGAGGAACGAAACGCCTGCCGCTACCGCGAAAACGACGAGGTACGGCAGCACGCTGGGATCAGTCCTTCACCGCGATGCCGGGTGCCGGGAATCGTGCGCACACCTCGCGGATCTCGCCCGCGATCTGGTCGGCCAAGCCTTCGTCGTCGGGCGCGGAGACGATCTTGTCCATCCACCCCGCCACCTCGGCCATCTCCGGCTCGCGCATGCCGCGCGACGTCACCGCCGGCGTACCGATCCGGACGCCCGACGGGTCGAAGGGCTTCCGGGGGTCGAACGGGACCGTGTTGTAGTTGAGCTCGATCCCGGCGCGATCCAGCGCCTTCGCGGCCACTTTGCCTGCGACGCCTTTGTTCGTGAGGTCGATGAGGATCAAGTGGTTGTCGGTGCCACCCGACACGAGGTCGAATCCGCGGTCGGAAAGCGCGGCAGCGAGTGCCTTGGCGTTGGCGACGATCTGGTGCGCGTACTCACGGAACGCAGGCTGCGCCGCTTCTTTGAGCGCGACGGCGATCGCCGCGGTCGTGTGGTTGTGGGGCCCGCCTTGGAGGCCGGGGAATACGGCCTTGTCCAGCGCCTGGGCGTGCTCGGCTTTGGAGACGAACATGGCGCCGCGCGGGCCGCGGAGCGTCTTGTGCGTGGTCGTCGTCACCACGTCGGCCATGGGAACAGGCGACGGGTGCGCTCCCCCGGCGATCAGACCGGCGATGTGCGCGACGTCGGCGGCGAAGATGGCGCCGACCTCGCGCGCGATCTCGCCGAAGACCTCGAAATCGATGATCCGGGGGACCGCAGTGCCGCCGGCCCAGATGATCTTCGGGCGCTCCTTGCGCGCAAGGTCGCGAACCTCGTCGTAATCGATCCGGCCCGTGTCCCTTCGCACGCCGTACTGGACCGGGCGGAACCACTTGCCGGTGATGCTCACGTTCCAACCGTGAGTCAGGTGGCCGCCGCTCGGCAGCGCCATCCCCATGATGGTGTCGCCGGGCTTCGCGAACGCCAGGTACACGGCGAGGTTGCACGGCGAGCCGGAGTACGGCTGCACGTTGGCGTGCTCGGCGCGGAACAGCTCCTTCGCACGGTCGATCGCCAGAGTCTCGATCGGATCGATGAGCTGCTGACCCTCGTAGTACCGCTTGCCGGCGTAACCCTCCGAGTACTTATTGGTGAGCACCGACCCGGTCGCCGCGAGCACCGCGTGGGAGACGTAGTTCTCCGAAGGGATGAGGCGGATCTTGTCGCGCTCGCGTCTCTCCTCGGCTTCGATCAAGCCGGCGACGTCGGGATCGGTGGCTCGCAGCGCTGCCCAGGTGTCGGTGCGGTCGCTCATCCTCCGTACTCCTTCTTCAATCGCTCCTCGAGCGCACCGATGTTGGCGATGCGGGCCGCGTGCCGGCCGCCGTCGAACGGCGTGGCGAGCCAGATCTCGAGGATCTTCAGCGCGACCGCGTCGCCGCACGCGCGCTGGCCGACGCAGAGGACGTTGGCGTCGTTGTGACGGCGCGCCATCTCGGCCGTGTACAGGTCGTTACAGACCGAAGCACGCACGCCGTGAATCTTGTTGGCGACGATCGCCTCGCCGTTGCCCGAGCCGGCGACGATGATGCCGCGATCGGCGCGGTTCTCCGAGACGGCTCTGGCGACTGCTTCGGAGACCTCGGTGTAGTCGAAGGGCTCGTCCTCACTCGTCGCGCCGAGGATCGTCACGTCGTGCTTGCGGTCGCGGAGCGCTCGCTCGAAGAGGCCGCGGTACCGGAAGCCGGCGTGATCGGATCCGAGGACGATCTTCATGCATCCGCCTCGTCCAGGAGCTTCCCAACGACACCGGCGATGTGGCTCTCGATGAGTGCCGCGGTCTTCTCATAGAGCTCGGGCCCGGCGCCGATGGGGTCGGGGACGCCCTCGCCGAGCAAGACCACTTTGTCCGGGTCGTCGACCATGCGGCGGACCTGCTCGACCTGCATCTCCTCCATGCAGACGAGCAGCGCCGCATTTCGCGCGATGGCTGGGGTCAGATAGCGCGCCCGGTGGCGTCGGAAGTCGATCCCGCGGGCTGCGAGGACGTCCTTGGTGCCTCGGCTGGCCGGGGTGCCGTCGGTCGCTCCGACGCCTGCCGAGGTCACGGTCCAGTCGTGGCCGGACCCGAGACGCTCGTCCAGGGCCCGTTGCAGCATGGCCTCACCCATGGGGCTGCGACAGATGTTTCCGTAGCAGACGAAGACGACCTCCGGCATCGGCTTCGATGATAGCCGAGGCCCCCAAGGCCGACCCGCTGGTTTGAGCCCCTAGGCCCGGCCTTCCTCGAGGGCTCGATCGACCTCAGCCCGAGGGATGGCGCCCTCCCGCGTGACCTTGGGGCGCCAGCGCGTCAGGTCCACGATCGTGCTCGGAACGTCCCCCGCCGACGACCCACCGTCGACGTACAGCGAGACCGAGTCCCCGAGCCGCTCGGCGATACCCGCAACGGTGGCGGGGGTCGGTTCCCCGGTGAGGTTGGCGCTCGTGGTCGCCAGGGGTCCGATCATCATGATCAGATCCAGCAGGTCGTCGTGCGCAGGCATCCGCACGGCAACCCCACCTCGGGTCTCGCCGAGGTCCCACGAAAGCCCCTCCGCCGCGGGGAGGATGAGCGTCAACGGCCCCGGCCAGAACGCGGCGACGAGTATCTGGGCCGAGCTGGGGACCTCCGAGCACAACGCCCACGCCTGACGAGGTCGACCGACGAGCACCGGCAAAGGCATCGACCGCGGCCGGCCCTTCGCTTCGAAGATGCGAGCCGTGGCTTCCGGGTTGAAGGCGTCGGCGCCGACCCCGTAGACGGTGTCGGTCGGGAACACCACGACTCCCCCGGCGTCGAGCTCCTTGGCGGCGGCTTCGAGCGCCGCCTCTCGATCGTCGGCGAGCGACACGATGGGTGAGCTAGACACCGATCCACCGTCCTTCCACGACGCGGTCGCGNNNNNNNNNNCGCCAGATCCTTCGTGACGAGCACGTCGGTGTAGCCGATCACCCGAAGGAGCCGCTCCAGTCTCCCTGCCTGATCCTCACCCGACTCGATCACGATCCAGCCGCCGATCGCCAGCCACCGCGGTGCCTCCTGGAGCAGCCGCACGACGATGTCGAGGCCGTCCTCGCCTCCGCAGATCGCTTCGTGCGGCTCGTAGTCCTTTACCTCGGGCGGGAGCCCGGGCCAGTCGCCGTCCGCCACGTACGGCGGGTTGGACACCACAACGTCGACGGCGCCGCCGAGCGCCGGGTGGAGGGGATCCATCATCTCGCCGGGGAGCAGCGTCGCTCGCAGACCCGTTCGCGCGAGGTTGCGCAACGCCCACGCTCGAGCGGCGGCCGACGGCTCGGTGGCGAAGACGCGAGCCGACGGGACCTCGGCCGCCACGGCGAGCGCGATCGCAGCGGAGCCGGTTCCCACGTCGACGACGGTCGCGCGGCCGCGCGCGCGGGCTCGCTCGATCGCCCGGCCGGCGGTCACCTCGGTCTCGGGTCGCGGGACCAAGACACCTGGGCCCACCTCGAGGTCGAGGCCGCGGAATCGAGTCGTGCCGAGGACGTAGGCGAGCGGCTCGCGGTGCGCACGCCGCGCGACGAGGTTCTCGAACGTATCGCGCTTGTCCTCGGGGAACTGCCGGTCGGCGTCCACGAAGAGCCCGGCGCGACTGGTGTCGAGCGCGTGCGCGGCGATCCACTGCGCGTCCCCGAGCGGTGTATCGCAACCGGCCATCTCGAGGACCCGTTCGGCGGCGCGCACCGCCTCCCCGATCGTCCCGGGACGCGGCGTCCGGGCCGGCGCTTCAGTCGACGAACCCATCGCCGAGACTCGCAGCGCGTCCCCGAGCGACGAGTGCGTCGATCAACTCGTCGAGGTCGCCCTGAAGGACCTGCGGCAGCTTGTGGAGCGTGACGCCGATCCGGTGATCGGTCACCCGATTCTGAGGGTAGTTGTACGTGCGGATCTTTTCCGAGCGGTCGCCGGTTCCGACGGCGCTCTTCCGTTCCGCAGCGATCACCTGCGCCTGCTCGCGCTGCGCGCGCTCGAGCAGCCGGGCGCGGAGGATACGCATCGCCCGCTCCTTGTTCTGGAGCTGCGACCGCTCCTCCTGGCATGCGACCACCTCGCCGGTGGGAAGGTGCGTGATGCGCACCGCCGAGTCGGTGGTGTTGACCGACTGGCCCCCGGGCCCACTCGAGCGGTACACGTCGATCTTGAGGTCGCTCGGATTGATCTGGACGTCCACGTCCTCGGCTTCGGGCAGCACCGCGACCGTCGCCGTCGACGTGTGGATCCGTCCCTGGTTCTCGGTAGCCGGAACCCGTTGCACGCGGTGCACGCCGGACTCGTACTTCATCTTCGAGTACGCGCCCTTCCCCTTGATGGCGAAGGTTATGTCCTTGAAGCCGCCGAGGTCCGAGGGGCTCGAGGACAGCGCCTCGCTCTTCCATCGATGCGCTTCCGCGTAGCGCTGGTACATCTCGTAGAGGTCGCGGGCGAACAGCGCGGCCTCGTCGCCGCCGGCGGCGCCGCGGATCTCGACGATGACGTCGCGGTCGTCGTTGGGATCTTTGGGGATCAACATCTCCCGTAGCTCGTGCTCGAGCTCCGCGATGCGCTCCTCGTTGCCGGCGATCTCGTCACGGAGGAACGTCGAGTCGGCTCCGTTCGAATCCTTGAGCATCTCGCGTGCCGCGGCCAGATCCTCGTTGACGCGCTTGTGCTCGCGATAGGCGCCGATGATCGGCGCGAGCTCTGCGTGCTCCTTCCCGAGATCGCGCAGCTTGCGCGGGTCGGAAGCGACCGAGGGGTCGGCGAGAAGCTCCTCGATCTGCGAGAAGCGACGGTCGATGTGTGCCAGCTTGTCGAGCATGAGGGCTCCCGGGCGAGTCTAGCAGCGGCGGGACGACGTCCCGAGGCGCTATTCGGGAGCCGGTTCGGGTGTTGGAACGGTGTCGCCGACTCCTTCGGATTCTCGCGGAACCAGCCGGGACGGAAGCGCCGGGATCTTGCCGCTGCGTTCCTCTTCGGGAAGCACCGCTTCGAACGCCCGGATCGCGACCTCGATCTGATCTTCGGTCGGCGGGCGGGTCGTGATCTTTTGCAGCCAGAGGCCCGGCTTCATGAGCCCCTTCACGATGAAGTTGTTCCCGTGGTTGGCGCCGAGCCGGAGCGCCTCATAGGAGATCCCTGCGATGAGTGGGATCGCCACGATGCGCTCGAGGATGCGCAACCAGATCGCAGGACGGCCGAAGAAGGCGAACACGACGATCGTCAGCAGCATGACGATGATCAGGAAGTTGGTCCCGCATCGCACGTGCAGCGTCGAGTACTTGTCCACGGCTCGCGGCTCGAGCACCGGCTCGCCGGCTTCGAACGCGGCGATCGTCTTGTGCTCGGCGCCGTGATACATGAAGACGCGGCGGATCTCCTTGATGAATGAGATGCCGAACAAGTAGGCCACGAAGATCGCGACGCGGACGACGCCCTCGACGGCGGCGAATGTGATCGATCGCTTCTTGATGCTCTCGCCGCCGAAGAAGTTCACGCCCAGCGTCGGAAGCACGATAAAGATGCTGATGAAGAGCACGAACGCCAGCGTCATCGAGACCGCCATCTGCTTCGAGGTCAGCTTCTCGTCCTCGTCCAGCGCCTGATTCGCCGAGGTCGTCAGTGCGCGCATGCCGATCGACAACGCCTCGCCCAAGGCGGCGACGCCGCGGAAGAGCGGCTGGCGGAAGAGCGGATACTTCGCCGCGAGCCCCTTGACCTTGTTCTCTTCGATATAGATGTCGTTCGTCGGGCGGCGCACGGCGAGCGCCCACGTGTCCTTGCCGCGCATCATGACGCCTTCCATGACTGCCTGGCCGCCGTAGAAGTGTTGCTGCTGCTTCTTTGCCATCGAGTTGATCCCGCGCGACGCGGGCTACTTCTTCTTCGGTGTCGGGCGGTTGGCGTAGCGGCGCTGGAATCGTTCGACGCGGCCTCCGGCGTCGACGAGCTTCTGCTTGCCCGTGTAGAACGGGTGGCATTGCGAGCAGAGCTCGACGTGGAGCTCGGACTTCGTGGACCGCGTCTGGAACGTATTGCCGCACGAGCAGCGCACCTGACACAGCACGTATTCGGGGTGGATGCCTGCCTTCACGTTCGCTCCCCCTGATCCTTAGTCGTTGACCGGAACCTTGTTTATCTCTCTCAGGAACTGCTCGTTCGACGGTGTCTGTCCGATCTTGTCGCGGAGCAACTCCATCGCTGCGCTGGGCGCGAGGGCGTGGAGCACCCTGCGGAGCCGCCAGACCAGCGCGAGCTCTTCCTTGTCGTAGAGCAGCTCTTCCTTACGCGTGCCCGACGCTTCGATGTCGATCGCCGGGAAGATTCGCTTCTCCGACAACTGCCGGTCGAGCCGGATCTCCGAGTTACCGGTGCCCTTGAACTCCTCGAAGATCACCTCGTCCATCCGCGAGCCGGTTTCGACCAGCGCCGAGGCGACGATGGTAAGGCTTCCGCCCTCCTCGATATTCCTCGCGGCGCCGAAGAACCGCTTCGGCGGGTAGAGCGCGGTCGAGTCGACACCACCGGACAGGATGCGGCCGGACGCCGGCGCCGACAGGTTGTAGGCGCGGGCGAGCCGAGTGATCGAGTCGAGCAGGATCACGACGTCCTGCTTCGCCTCGACGAGCCGCTTGGCGCGCTCCAGCACCAGCTCGGCGACCTGGGTGTGGTCCTCCGCCGGACGGTCGAAGGTCGAGTAGACGACCTCGGCGGCCTTGACGGTCCGCTGCCAGTCGGTGACCTCCTCCGGACGTTCGTCGACGAGCAGCACCATGAGATGCACGTTCTCTGTGTTCGCCATGATGCCGTTCGCGATCTGCTTGAGGATCGTCGTCTTTCCCGCCTTCGGCGGGGAGACGATCAGCTCACGCTGACCCTTCCCGAGCGGGGCCACCAGATCGATGATCCGCTCGGTGACGGCTTGCGGCCCCCACTCGAGCCGGAACCGCTCCTCCGGGAACAGAGGCGTGAGCTTGTCGAACGCCGGCCGCTGGCGCGCCGTGTCGGGATCGACGCCGGCGACGGTCTCGACGCGAACGAGCGCGAAGTACTTCTCGTTGTCCTTCGGACGACGAACCTGACCCGTTATCTCGTCGCCCCGCCGGAGCGCGAAGCGCCGGATCTGCGACAGCGAAACGTAGATGTCGCTCGAGCCCGGCAGATAGCCGCTCGTGCGCAGGAAGCCGTAGCCCTCCGGCAGGACGTCGAGGATGCCCGTTCGGAGCTCACCCTCGATGATGTCCGCCTGTGCTTCTGACGGCGGCGTGTAGTCCGAACGCTCGCGCGCCGGACCGCGGTCGCCACCACCTTGCCGGTCGCGTCCACCGTCCCGGCCTCCGCCTTGACGGTCGCGTCCGCGCCCGCGCCTGCGATCGCGCCGGCTCCAGCGCTCTTCGCGTGCAGGCGCACCCGATCCACTTGGGCCGCCCGAGCTGCTCGGTCCGCGATCGCCTCCGCCGGAGGGGGCTTGCGAGCGCTCAGCACCGCCATTGCCGTGCGCCGCAACGGCCGGCGAGGTCTCCGCGGGCGCGGTCTCGCTCGCTGCAGGCGCCTCGGCCGCAGGCGCTTCCGCCTTAGGAGCTTCCGTGGCCGCGGGTTCCTCATTGGCCTCCGGCTTGGCGTCGCCTTTGGCTTCGCTCTTGGGTTCGGGCTTGGCCTCGGCGGACTTAGCGTTGTTCGTCTTCGCCGGCTTTCCGTCGGCGGAAGAAGCGCGCATGATGGCGGAGATGAGGTCGGACTTCTTCAGCTTCTGAAAGCCGGAGACCCCGACCCGCCCGGCGATCTGCTGTAGTTCTGCGATGATCTTGCCCTCAAGGACTTCTCGCTCGAGGGTCCTCGTCTCTGCCATTTCCGATCCTTCCTTCTTCACGTTCACTTAACCCTTCAGGCTCTTCTGGTATGTCTTCCAGTCGTCCAGGAACCGCTTCAAACCGATGTCGGTGAGCGGGTGGTTGGTCAGCTTGGAGAACACGTCGTACGGCATCGTCGCGACGTCGGCCCCAACCTTCGCAGATTCGACGACGTGCTGGGGGTGGCGGAGGCTGGCGGCCAGTACAAGCGTACGGTAGCCCTGCGTCCGGTATATCTCAACGATCTCGGCTAGCAGATTCATCCCATCGTTCGCGATGTCGTCCACCCTTCCAAGGAAGGGGCTGATGTACGTGGCATCGGCCTCGGCGGCCAAGATGGCCTGCGTGGGTGAGAAACAAAGGGTCATGTTGGTTTTGATCCCGTGCCGTCCGAGCTCACGGACCGCGGCGAACCCGTCGGGGGTGACGGGGCACTTCACCACGATATTCGGCGCGATCTGAGAGAGCTTTAGTCCTTCTTCGACCATCCCGTCCCGGTCGGTGGATACGACCTCTCCGCTCACGGGCCCGTCGACCTCGGAAGCGATCTCCTTGAGATGCGTCTCGAAGTCCTTCTTCTCCTTGCCGATCAGCGTCGGGTTGGTGGTGATGCCGGAGAGCACGCCCCAGCGGTTGATCTCGCGGATCTCGTCCAAGTTCCCGGTGTCGAGCCAGAGCTTCATATCGCTCCCTCCTTCATGCCGCGAGCAGTCGGCGACGCCCCGCGTGTGATCGCACGCGGGCGCGCAGCAACCGGACGCGAGCTCGCGTCCTCCGTCGCCGTTGAGACGACGTGATCGATGACCGCCGCGAGTGCCGCATCAAGGTTGTAGTTCTGGATGATCGGAACGCCGTTCCGAAGTGCGAGCGAGCGTATGTACTTCTGTACCTTTCTGATGTTCCCGAAACTGTTGAGGTATCGCTCCTGTGGTCGCGCGCGCGTCTCGTGCGCGCGAACGTAGAAGTGCGACCGGTGAAGGTCCTCGTCGTCCACCGCGACGACCAGATCCACGATGACCGCTTCGCCTTCGGCGTCGGGACGTACGAAGCCGGGGACGACGTGCGCTCCTTCGATGATGACGTCGGTTCCTTCGGTGATCGCTCGTTCGATCAATGCCTTGATGCCGACCGCCACGGCCGAAACCTGCTCGCGGAACCCGACGATGACCGCATCATCCGTCGCCGCGAGCGTCTCCTTCACGACCCCGTCGGCGTTGAACGAAGAGGTGTGGAGTGACGGCATGATGTCGGGCGACAGAACGCCCTTCATCACTTCCCGTATCGCATCGGTCGAGATGATGCGGACGATGCCGAGCCGCGCCGCCAATTGCGTCGCGATGGTCGACTTCCCCACGCCCGTCCCTCCGCCGATGAGGATGATCAACGGCACGTCGAGCTCGCTGACCGTCTGCCACCGCAGGAATGAGCGTGCGTACCGTTCGCCGGCTTCCCGACGGATGGTTTCCTCGGCGATCGTGCGAAGTTCCTCCGTCGTGACCGAGGCGCGCTCGGACTCCAACAGACGCTCTTCGATCACATGAGCGACGTGATAGGCGCGTGCCGGCGTCAGCCCGGCCGCCATGATCGTGTTGGCCATGAGACCTTTCGAGTACGGCAGCCCGTGCTCCCGGTCGCTGATGATGATCGACCGGGATGCGCCGTCCGCCGGCTTTTCGTGTCCCGTCATGCCGTGTGAGCCTCGAATCTCCGTCGGGCGATCTCCGCCACGGTCACGAGCTCCGCCTCCAGATCCCCCTCGACGGAAACGGGGAGATTGTCTGCGAAGACCACTTCGGCGCCCGCGGCGCGCGCGACCGCAGCCGCTCCGTCCACCGCTCCGGCCTTGAGCTCCGTCACGAGCACCTCGTACGTTCCTTCCGCCCCCGCGAGATCGGATGCGAGGGCGGCACGATCTGCCAGATGGTGCGTCATCCCCACGACACGCGCGCCGTGAGCCCCCTCCACATGCGCCTTGATCACCTCACCGACGGCGGGAGGCGCGGTGGTTGCGTAGAAGACGGAGCGTCCGGCTATCGACCCGCGTGGGGTCGGGCGGAACACCGTCTTCACGCGCGCAACGCCTCGCGCCATTTCGTCGATCGAGGAAGTGAGGAGGGAGAGCGCGTGAGCCGAAACGGTGGGTTCGGAGGCCATTGTAATGGCCACCAGGTCCGCAAGCAATAGCCGGTATGGGCCGAGTGCCGAGGTCAGGACCTCGGGTGAAGCGCCGCCGGGGACCACCAGGACCGTTGCATCGGCCGCCACCGGTGGGATCGCCGTGCCACTCCCCTCGAGCAGGATGATGTCCGGCCCGAGGGCGTTCGCAGCCTCGACGGCGGCCGCGACGGTGTCGAAGAACGGTGCGCCCGCGAGGCCGGCGCCCGCCCGTCGTGCTCCGACGCTTGCAACCCCGGCGAGCACCGCGTCCTCGTAGACGTCACTCGCGGCGTGCTCGCCGCGTCGTGCGAGCTCGATCAGCTCGTCGACCGTTGGAGGCATGGAGTCGCCGGCAACGACGCGCGGCTCAGCCGGGCCACCGCGCCCCATGGCAACGACCACCACTCGCATGCCGTGCGCGGTCAGAGTGCGCGCTGCGAATCCGGCGATCGCCGTCTTGCCGCAACGTTTGCCGGTACCGATGACCGCGATCGTCGGACGCGATGCGAGCCGCGGCCGGAGCGGAGCATCGAATCGGAAATCAGCGCCCTGGTAGCGAACTCCGTGGACGAGCGCGACGCTCGCGAGCAGGAAGCGCGATCGCGCGTCGACCACCGGATCGTCGGATAGGTCGA
This window encodes:
- the rho gene encoding transcription termination factor Rho — translated: MAETRTLEREVLEGKIIAELQQIAGRVGVSGFQKLKKSDLISAIMRASSADGKPAKTNNAKSAEAKPEPKSEAKGDAKPEANEEPAATEAPKAEAPAAEAPAASETAPAETSPAVAAHGNGGAERSQAPSGGGDRGPSSSGGPSGSGAPAREERWSRRDRRRGRGRDRQGGGRDGGRDRQGGGDRGPARERSDYTPPSEAQADIIEGELRTGILDVLPEGYGFLRTSGYLPGSSDIYVSLSQIRRFALRRGDEITGQVRRPKDNEKYFALVRVETVAGVDPDTARQRPAFDKLTPLFPEERFRLEWGPQAVTERIIDLVAPLGKGQRELIVSPPKAGKTTILKQIANGIMANTENVHLMVLLVDERPEEVTDWQRTVKAAEVVYSTFDRPAEDHTQVAELVLERAKRLVEAKQDVVILLDSITRLARAYNLSAPASGRILSGGVDSTALYPPKRFFGAARNIEEGGSLTIVASALVETGSRMDEVIFEEFKGTGNSEIRLDRQLSEKRIFPAIDIEASGTRKEELLYDKEELALVWRLRRVLHALAPSAAMELLRDKIGQTPSNEQFLREINKVPVND
- a CDS encoding MraY family glycosyltransferase is translated as MLPYLVVFAVAAGVSFLATPLVKHLASKVGAVDVPDDRKVHSTPQATLGGIAIFFGFACGLGTAWLLGDFKELFSFSSEPTGVIVGAVAVVALGALDDIRGLKASTKLAGQVVATGALILAGVQVLYFWLPGAGLISLSPDMSALLTVVWTVLLINAVNLIDGLDGLAAGVSAIAAMALFAYAYRTSGGVPTTAALLAALVVGSCLGFLPYNFNPAKIFMGDSGSMLLGLLLASSTISGVGRTIEPDLSDVAGLIVPVLLPFFVLAVPLADTSLAVLRRVRDRRPLAMPDKRHIHHWLFDMAGSHRQAVLVMYMWSGMLAGATVVLSLWRGSAGKVIGFALGGALVLTIIFVPRALRRGSAWGTPEASERIHNLSGDPGQT
- the glyA gene encoding serine hydroxymethyltransferase, with amino-acid sequence MSDRTDTWAALRATDPDVAGLIEAEERRERDKIRLIPSENYVSHAVLAATGSVLTNKYSEGYAGKRYYEGQQLIDPIETLAIDRAKELFRAEHANVQPYSGSPCNLAVYLAFAKPGDTIMGMALPSGGHLTHGWNVSITGKWFRPVQYGVRRDTGRIDYDEVRDLARKERPKIIWAGGTAVPRIIDFEVFGEIAREVGAIFAADVAHIAGLIAGGAHPSPVPMADVVTTTTHKTLRGPRGAMFVSKAEHAQALDKAVFPGLQGGPHNHTTAAIAVALKEAAQPAFREYAHQIVANAKALAAALSDRGFDLVSGGTDNHLILIDLTNKGVAGKVAAKALDRAGIELNYNTVPFDPRKPFDPSGVRIGTPAVTSRGMREPEMAEVAGWMDKIVSAPDDEGLADQIAGEIREVCARFPAPGIAVKD
- a CDS encoding cyclic 2,3-diphosphoglycerate synthetase → MTRALVLVDGEHYPPVIVDAIKALEERGYQIVAGVFLGGGEKLSGPLELGTLPIIRGATQREALEHAIASYSPEVCLDLSDDPVVDARSRFLLASVALVHGVRYQGADFRFDAPLRPRLASRPTIAVIGTGKRCGKTAIAGFAARTLTAHGMRVVVVAMGRGGPAEPRVVAGDSMPPTVDELIELARRGEHAASDVYEDAVLAGVASVGARRAGAGLAGAPFFDTVAAAVEAANALGPDIILLEGSGTAIPPVAADATVLVVPGGASPEVLTSALGPYRLLLADLVAITMASEPTVSAHALSLLTSSIDEMARGVARVKTVFRPTPRGSIAGRSVFYATTAPPAVGEVIKAHVEGAHGARVVGMTHHLADRAALASDLAGAEGTYEVLVTELKAGAVDGAAAVARAAGAEVVFADNLPVSVEGDLEAELVTVAEIARRRFEAHTA
- the fsa gene encoding fructose-6-phosphate aldolase; this translates as MKLWLDTGNLDEIREINRWGVLSGITTNPTLIGKEKKDFETHLKEIASEVDGPVSGEVVSTDRDGMVEEGLKLSQIAPNIVVKCPVTPDGFAAVRELGRHGIKTNMTLCFSPTQAILAAEADATYISPFLGRVDDIANDGMNLLAEIVEIYRTQGYRTLVLAASLRHPQHVVESAKVGADVATMPYDVFSKLTNHPLTDIGLKRFLDDWKTYQKSLKG
- the prfA gene encoding peptide chain release factor 1 codes for the protein MLDKLAHIDRRFSQIEELLADPSVASDPRKLRDLGKEHAELAPIIGAYREHKRVNEDLAAAREMLKDSNGADSTFLRDEIAGNEERIAELEHELREMLIPKDPNDDRDVIVEIRGAAGGDEAALFARDLYEMYQRYAEAHRWKSEALSSSPSDLGGFKDITFAIKGKGAYSKMKYESGVHRVQRVPATENQGRIHTSTATVAVLPEAEDVDVQINPSDLKIDVYRSSGPGGQSVNTTDSAVRITHLPTGEVVACQEERSQLQNKERAMRILRARLLERAQREQAQVIAAERKSAVGTGDRSEKIRTYNYPQNRVTDHRIGVTLHKLPQVLQGDLDELIDALVARGRAASLGDGFVD
- a CDS encoding DUF1385 domain-containing protein; amino-acid sequence: MAKKQQQHFYGGQAVMEGVMMRGKDTWALAVRRPTNDIYIEENKVKGLAAKYPLFRQPLFRGVAALGEALSIGMRALTTSANQALDEDEKLTSKQMAVSMTLAFVLFISIFIVLPTLGVNFFGGESIKKRSITFAAVEGVVRVAIFVAYLFGISFIKEIRRVFMYHGAEHKTIAAFEAGEPVLEPRAVDKYSTLHVRCGTNFLIIVMLLTIVVFAFFGRPAIWLRILERIVAIPLIAGISYEALRLGANHGNNFIVKGLMKPGLWLQKITTRPPTEDQIEVAIRAFEAVLPEEERSGKIPALPSRLVPRESEGVGDTVPTPEPAPE
- a CDS encoding ATP cone domain-containing protein; the protein is MTGHEKPADGASRSIIISDREHGLPYSKGLMANTIMAAGLTPARAYHVAHVIEERLLESERASVTTEELRTIAEETIRREAGERYARSFLRWQTVSELDVPLIILIGGGTGVGKSTIATQLAARLGIVRIISTDAIREVMKGVLSPDIMPSLHTSSFNADGVVKETLAATDDAVIVGFREQVSAVAVGIKALIERAITEGTDVIIEGAHVVPGFVRPDAEGEAVIVDLVVAVDDEDLHRSHFYVRAHETRARPQERYLNSFGNIRKVQKYIRSLALRNGVPIIQNYNLDAALAAVIDHVVSTATEDASSRPVAARPRAITRGASPTARGMKEGAI
- the rpmE gene encoding 50S ribosomal protein L31 produces the protein MKAGIHPEYVLCQVRCSCGNTFQTRSTKSELHVELCSQCHPFYTGKQKLVDAGGRVERFQRRYANRPTPKKK
- the rpiB gene encoding ribose 5-phosphate isomerase B, coding for MKIVLGSDHAGFRYRGLFERALRDRKHDVTILGATSEDEPFDYTEVSEAVARAVSENRADRGIIVAGSGNGEAIVANKIHGVRASVCNDLYTAEMARRHNDANVLCVGQRACGDAVALKILEIWLATPFDGGRHAARIANIGALEERLKKEYGG
- a CDS encoding L-threonylcarbamoyladenylate synthase, with translation ATASWKDGGSVSSSPIVSLADDREAALEAAAKELDAGGVVVFPTDTVYGVGADAFNPEATARIFEAKGRPRSMPLPVLVGRPRQAWALCSEVPSSAQILVAAFWPGPLTLILPAAEGLSWDLGETRGGVAVRMPAHDDLLDLIMMIGPLATTSANLTGEPTPATVAGIAERLGDSVSLYVDGGSSAGDVPSTIVDLTRWRPKVTREGAIPRAEVDRALEEGRA
- the prmC gene encoding peptide chain release factor N(5)-glutamine methyltransferase, with the translated sequence MGSSTEAPARTPRPGTIGEAVRAAERVLEMAGCDTPLGDAQWIAAHALDTSRAGLFVDADRQFPEDKRDTFENLVARRAHREPLAYVLGTTRFRGLDLEVGPGVLVPRPETEVTAGRAIERARARGRATVVDVGTGSAAIALAVAAEVPSARVFATEPSAAARAWALRNLARTGLRATLLPGEMMDPLHPALGGAVDVVVSNPPYVADGDWPGLPPEVKDYEPHEAICGGEDGLDIVVRLLQEAPRWLAIGGWIVIESGEDQAGRLERLLRVIGYTDVLVTKDLA